From a region of the Streptomyces venezuelae genome:
- a CDS encoding mannose-1-phosphate guanyltransferase, whose product MKAVVMAGGEGTRLRPMTSSMPKPLLPVANRPIMEHVLRLLKRHGLNETVVTVQFLASLVKNYFGDGEELGMELTYAHEEKPLGTAGSVKNAEEALKDDAFVVISGDALTDFDLTDLIRFHKEKGALVTVCLTRVPNPLEFGITIVDEEGKVERFLEKPTWGQVFSDTVNTGIYVMEPEVFDYVDPDVSVDWSGDVFPQLMKEGKPIFGYVAEGYWEDVGTHESYVKAQADVLEGKVQIEMDGFEISPGVWIAEGAEVSPDAVLRGPLYIGDYAKVEAGAEIREHTVIGSNVVVKGGAFLHRAVVHDNVYIGPHSNLRGCVIGKNTDIMRAARIEDGAVIGDECLVGEESIVQGNVRVYPFKTIEAGAFVNTSVIWESRGQAHLFGARGVSGILNVEITPEVVVRLAGAYATTLKKGAIVTTARDHSRGARALKRAVISALQASAINVRDLENVPLPVARQQTARGSAGGIVLRTSPGVPDSVDIMFLDERGADLSLQGQRKLDRVYARQEYRRAFPGEIGDLQFPGSVFDAYTGSLLRRVDTTGIADAGLKVVVDASNGSAGLVLPSLLGRLGVDALTINPGLDESRPTETRESRRAGLVRLGEIVASARAAFGVRFDPVGERISLVDERGRIIEDDRALLVMLDLVAAEKRSGKVALPVTTTRVAEQVAAYHGTQVEWTTTSPDDLTRVGRAENTIFGGDGRGGFIVPEFSSVFDGSAAFVQLLGLVARTQLTLSQIDARIPRAHVLRRDVSTPWAVKGLVMRRVVEVAGDRQVDTTDGVRVVEADGRWALVLPDPAEAVTHLWAEGPDDGTAQALLDEWAGIVEGAGQ is encoded by the coding sequence ATGAAGGCCGTCGTGATGGCCGGTGGCGAGGGCACGCGTCTTCGCCCCATGACTTCGAGCATGCCCAAGCCGCTCCTGCCGGTGGCCAACCGGCCGATCATGGAGCATGTGCTCAGGCTGCTCAAGCGGCATGGGCTCAATGAGACCGTGGTCACCGTGCAGTTCCTGGCGTCACTCGTCAAGAACTACTTCGGGGATGGCGAAGAGCTCGGAATGGAGCTCACGTATGCCCACGAGGAGAAGCCACTCGGGACCGCCGGCAGTGTGAAGAACGCCGAGGAGGCTCTGAAGGACGATGCCTTCGTCGTCATTTCCGGCGATGCGCTCACCGACTTCGACCTCACCGATCTGATCCGCTTCCACAAGGAGAAGGGCGCCCTCGTCACGGTCTGCCTGACCCGGGTGCCCAACCCGCTGGAATTCGGCATCACGATCGTGGACGAGGAGGGCAAGGTCGAGCGGTTCCTGGAGAAGCCGACCTGGGGGCAGGTGTTCTCGGACACCGTCAACACCGGCATCTACGTCATGGAGCCCGAGGTCTTCGACTACGTGGACCCGGACGTGTCCGTCGACTGGTCCGGAGACGTCTTCCCGCAGCTGATGAAGGAAGGCAAGCCCATCTTCGGCTACGTCGCCGAGGGCTACTGGGAGGACGTCGGCACGCACGAGAGCTACGTCAAGGCCCAGGCCGACGTGCTCGAGGGCAAGGTCCAGATCGAGATGGACGGCTTCGAGATCTCGCCCGGGGTGTGGATCGCCGAAGGCGCGGAGGTGAGCCCCGACGCGGTGCTGCGCGGGCCGCTCTACATCGGGGACTACGCCAAGGTCGAGGCCGGTGCGGAGATCCGCGAGCACACCGTCATCGGCTCGAACGTCGTCGTCAAGGGCGGGGCCTTCCTGCATCGGGCCGTCGTCCACGACAACGTGTACATCGGGCCCCACAGCAATCTCCGCGGCTGTGTCATCGGCAAGAACACCGACATCATGCGGGCCGCCCGCATCGAGGACGGGGCCGTCATCGGCGACGAGTGCCTCGTCGGCGAGGAATCGATCGTCCAGGGCAATGTGCGGGTCTACCCGTTCAAGACCATCGAGGCCGGCGCCTTCGTCAACACGTCGGTCATCTGGGAGTCCCGGGGCCAGGCGCACCTCTTCGGCGCGCGCGGGGTCTCCGGCATCCTGAACGTGGAGATCACGCCCGAGGTGGTGGTCCGGCTCGCCGGCGCGTACGCCACGACCCTGAAGAAGGGCGCGATCGTCACCACGGCCCGTGACCACTCGCGAGGCGCCCGAGCACTCAAGCGAGCGGTGATCTCCGCGCTCCAGGCCAGCGCCATCAACGTACGGGACCTGGAGAACGTGCCGCTGCCGGTGGCACGGCAGCAGACCGCACGCGGCAGCGCCGGCGGGATCGTGCTGCGCACCTCGCCCGGAGTGCCGGACTCCGTGGACATCATGTTCCTGGACGAACGCGGAGCGGACCTCTCGCTCCAGGGGCAGCGCAAGCTGGACCGGGTGTACGCGCGCCAGGAGTACCGGCGGGCGTTCCCCGGCGAGATCGGAGACCTGCAGTTCCCGGGCAGTGTCTTCGACGCCTACACCGGCTCGCTGCTACGACGGGTGGACACGACCGGCATCGCCGATGCCGGGCTCAAGGTGGTCGTGGACGCCTCGAACGGAAGCGCCGGGCTCGTCCTGCCCAGCTTGCTGGGCCGGCTCGGCGTGGACGCGCTGACGATCAATCCGGGGCTCGACGAGTCCCGGCCGACGGAGACCAGGGAGTCCCGGCGGGCCGGGCTGGTGCGGCTGGGCGAGATCGTGGCCTCGGCGCGGGCGGCCTTCGGCGTGCGGTTCGACCCGGTGGGCGAGCGGATCTCCCTGGTGGACGAGCGCGGGCGCATCATCGAGGACGACCGGGCGCTGCTCGTGATGCTCGACCTGGTGGCCGCGGAGAAGCGCAGCGGCAAGGTCGCGCTTCCGGTGACCACGACGAGGGTGGCCGAGCAGGTCGCGGCCTACCACGGGACGCAGGTCGAGTGGACGACGACCTCGCCCGACGACCTGACCCGCGTGGGCCGGGCGGAGAACACCATCTTCGGTGGAGACGGCCGGGGCGGCTTCATCGTTCCGGAATTCAGCAGCGTCTTCGACGGTTCGGCCGCCTTCGTACAGCTGCTGGGGCTCGTGGCCCGTACACAGCTCACGCTGAGCCAGATCGACGCCCGGATTCCACGGGCCCATGTGCTCCGGCGGGACGTGTCGACGCCGTGGGCGGTCAAGGGGCTCGTCATGCGGCGGGTCGTGGAGGTGGCCGGCGACCGGCAGGTCGACACCACCGACGGGGTGCGCGTCGTCGAGGCCGACGGACGGTGGGCGCTGGTCCTGCCGGACCCGGCAG
- a CDS encoding CDP-alcohol phosphatidyltransferase family protein: protein MEVQETRVQTDRIFTIPNILSMARLAGVPLFLWLILAEYDGWALAVLMLSGISDYLDGKLARRWNQISKLGRLLDPAADRLYILSTLFGLTYREILPLWLTGALLARELMLLVMVWILRRHGYPPPQVNFLGKAATFNLMYAFPLLLLSDGSGWLAWLAAVFGWAFAVWGTTLYWWAGILYVVQVRRLVKADSTAD, encoded by the coding sequence GTGGAGGTCCAGGAGACTCGGGTTCAGACTGACCGAATTTTCACCATTCCGAACATCCTGAGCATGGCTCGCCTGGCCGGCGTGCCCCTGTTCTTGTGGCTGATCCTCGCGGAGTACGACGGGTGGGCCCTTGCCGTCCTCATGCTCAGCGGGATCAGCGACTACCTCGACGGGAAGCTCGCACGGCGCTGGAATCAGATCAGCAAGCTCGGGCGGCTGCTCGATCCGGCCGCAGACCGGCTGTACATCCTGTCGACGCTCTTCGGTCTGACCTATCGCGAGATTCTGCCGCTGTGGCTCACCGGGGCGCTGCTCGCGCGTGAGCTGATGTTGCTGGTCATGGTGTGGATCCTGCGCCGTCACGGCTATCCGCCGCCGCAGGTCAACTTCCTCGGCAAGGCCGCCACCTTCAACCTGATGTACGCGTTTCCCCTGCTGCTGCTCAGTGACGGAAGCGGCTGGTTGGCCTGGTTGGCCGCAGTTTTCGGATGGGCGTTCGCCGTATGGGGTACAACCCTCTATTGGTGGGCAGGAATCCTTTACGTGGTTCAGGTCCGCCGTCTGGTGAAGGCCGACTCCACGGCCGATTGA